A region of Pleionea litopenaei DNA encodes the following proteins:
- a CDS encoding motility protein A translates to MNLSTIFGILFGLSIVAVVIAFTAIDALAFLNLPGLIIVLGGTLAATLVSYPFREFGRLFKLLGIVLYDNHVDAQGQVDEIEQLARKWFRDDIRGVENDLQSINNTFLKTGVQLVIDKTPLADVIDLLHWRITRLRAQEQAEAQMFVSMATYAPAFGMLGTLIGLINMLSIMDNRNFSEIGFHLAIALVTTFYGLLLANLIFKPVATKLERRTEKRVMLMTMVMEGITLMSQRRTPSFIKATLESFIAQHEDELHQPLELDELDEPNMRSARMVQNADRELQHRVEPTDNR, encoded by the coding sequence GTGAACTTATCGACTATTTTCGGGATCCTCTTCGGACTTTCAATTGTTGCTGTTGTAATCGCATTTACAGCCATCGACGCACTCGCGTTTTTAAACCTCCCTGGTTTAATTATCGTACTCGGCGGTACACTCGCCGCGACCTTGGTTAGTTACCCTTTCAGAGAGTTTGGCCGACTCTTTAAGCTGCTTGGGATCGTGCTTTATGATAATCACGTCGATGCTCAGGGCCAAGTAGACGAAATTGAACAGCTAGCCCGCAAATGGTTCCGTGATGATATTCGCGGCGTCGAAAATGATTTACAGTCGATCAACAATACCTTTTTAAAAACCGGTGTACAGCTGGTCATCGATAAAACACCCTTGGCCGATGTGATTGATCTATTACATTGGCGAATTACTCGCCTGCGCGCACAAGAGCAAGCAGAAGCACAAATGTTTGTGTCCATGGCAACCTATGCGCCAGCCTTTGGCATGTTGGGAACCTTAATAGGCCTGATCAATATGCTGTCGATTATGGATAACCGCAACTTTTCTGAAATTGGCTTCCATTTAGCCATCGCACTGGTTACAACATTCTACGGCTTACTCCTCGCTAACCTCATTTTCAAACCGGTCGCCACCAAGCTAGAGAGACGTACCGAGAAACGGGTCATGCTCATGACGATGGTGATGGAAGGTATTACCCTCATGAGCCAGAGACGTACGCCGTCATTTATCAAAGCGACTCTCGAGTCTTTTATCGCACAACACGAAGACGAACTTCACCAACCATTAGAGTTAGACGAACTTGACGAGCCCAACATGCGTTCAGCCAGGATGGTGCAAAACGCCGATCGAGAACTCCAGCATCGCGTTGAGCCGACCGATAACCGCTAG
- a CDS encoding mechanosensitive ion channel family protein, producing the protein MDLLRRLLLLSTVFCQLSFAAINYDEPIDTDNVKKQQQAISALTTKLGQQLTEQQLQDILFQLNLSSGRVSACIQSHQAGSNESISEIEAALLAQCEDMADQIDTLKQELNSQLNRYSFERYKSRLGGVFSDHSSNDSTISIQKIFADKSLTLALASIIFYAVFWILLKLLSDKFSSLKSHWVTTAILGIGFLGYLLLWFYDNKASTTLEYWFGITMASLLFFSWQANFKWPYFISTTMVVGTLTLTHNHFLAANSNPILVTPYHFDSMMLVAWLICYRLLFRHLSSTANYWFYSATSLLLLLDLFGYHAISHQVTLSLLVIRLSWQTVHLIYRALPSLVGKAYQLMTYLKWVKVAQCNLDTLPGRSWVNWGLATYVFLTIFITQLPLLGLPLYYSDQLAFAIKNDFSIGTINISIYSLVTGIVIFGLLLSLSKILQSFLEHRVTRNNDSNANEAMAAIFWYSAVVTSALVALSIAGFSVQNLALVAGAFSIGIGFGLQNIVSNFVSGLILLIERPIKKGDWVVIGSTEGLVKKVSIRATEIQTFDRADIIVPNSDLITNQVTNWMLNDRIGRIKIPVGVAYGSPTDKVKEILLNIASNHSDLIQDQDRYPIHIIFSNFGDSSLDFEIRAFLHDIANLHKVRSELNFAIDAAFRENNIEIPFPQRDLHIRSDDTRKE; encoded by the coding sequence ATGGATTTACTTCGACGATTGCTTCTATTGAGCACGGTGTTTTGCCAACTGTCGTTTGCGGCAATAAACTACGATGAGCCAATAGATACTGATAATGTAAAGAAGCAACAACAAGCCATTTCAGCTTTAACCACCAAGTTGGGTCAGCAACTAACTGAGCAGCAGTTGCAAGATATTTTATTTCAATTAAATTTAAGTTCTGGGCGTGTCAGTGCTTGCATTCAATCTCACCAAGCCGGAAGCAACGAGTCTATTTCAGAGATAGAAGCGGCTTTACTTGCTCAATGCGAAGACATGGCTGATCAGATTGACACATTAAAGCAAGAATTGAATAGCCAACTGAATCGCTATTCATTCGAACGCTATAAGTCTCGCTTGGGTGGTGTATTTAGTGATCACTCAAGCAATGACTCAACCATCAGCATTCAAAAGATCTTCGCAGATAAATCCCTCACTTTAGCGTTGGCCTCTATTATTTTTTACGCAGTGTTTTGGATTCTACTAAAATTGCTGAGCGATAAGTTTTCTTCGCTCAAATCGCATTGGGTTACTACAGCAATCTTAGGTATTGGGTTCCTTGGGTATTTATTACTTTGGTTTTACGACAATAAGGCCTCGACTACACTCGAGTATTGGTTTGGTATTACTATGGCCAGCTTGCTGTTCTTTAGTTGGCAGGCAAACTTTAAATGGCCTTACTTTATCTCAACAACCATGGTCGTGGGCACACTAACACTTACTCATAATCATTTTTTAGCGGCAAATTCGAACCCTATATTAGTAACGCCCTACCATTTTGATTCGATGATGCTTGTGGCTTGGCTAATTTGTTATCGGTTACTGTTTCGTCACCTTTCTAGTACGGCAAACTACTGGTTTTATTCAGCGACAAGCTTATTGTTACTTCTCGACCTGTTTGGTTATCACGCCATCAGTCACCAAGTTACCTTGTCGCTATTAGTTATTCGTCTTAGCTGGCAAACTGTTCATTTAATTTATCGCGCATTACCGTCATTGGTCGGAAAAGCCTATCAGCTTATGACCTATTTAAAGTGGGTAAAAGTTGCGCAATGCAACCTCGATACGTTACCGGGTCGAAGTTGGGTAAACTGGGGACTCGCAACCTATGTCTTTCTTACAATATTTATTACTCAGTTGCCACTGCTTGGATTACCTTTGTATTATTCAGACCAACTCGCTTTTGCAATTAAAAATGACTTTTCGATTGGCACGATAAATATATCGATCTACTCATTAGTCACTGGCATCGTGATTTTTGGTCTTCTGCTCAGTTTGTCAAAAATACTGCAATCTTTTTTAGAGCATCGCGTCACTCGCAATAATGACAGCAATGCCAACGAAGCTATGGCGGCTATCTTTTGGTACAGTGCAGTCGTGACCTCTGCACTAGTCGCCCTATCCATTGCTGGTTTTAGCGTGCAGAACCTTGCGTTGGTTGCTGGCGCATTTTCAATTGGTATTGGTTTCGGCCTACAGAATATCGTGAGTAATTTCGTATCCGGGCTAATTTTACTGATAGAACGTCCAATCAAAAAAGGCGATTGGGTTGTTATTGGTTCGACGGAAGGTTTGGTTAAAAAAGTCAGTATTCGAGCCACAGAAATTCAAACCTTCGATCGAGCAGACATTATTGTTCCTAACTCTGATTTGATTACCAATCAAGTGACCAACTGGATGTTAAACGATCGAATTGGTCGGATTAAAATTCCGGTTGGCGTCGCTTACGGTAGCCCTACCGACAAAGTCAAAGAGATATTACTTAACATTGCAAGCAATCATTCCGATTTAATTCAAGATCAAGATCGCTACCCAATTCATATTATCTTTAGCAACTTTGGTGACAGTAGCCTTGATTTCGAAATTCGCGCTTTCTTGCACGATATTGCTAACCTTCATAAGGTTCGCAGTGAATTGAACTTTGCAATCGATGCGGCTTTTCGAGAGAACAATATCGAAATACCCTTTCCACAACGCGATCTGCATATTCGCAGCGATGATACACGTAAGGAGTAG
- a CDS encoding MATE family efflux transporter, translating into MASSIIAYLNHQPTHHKTLALAIPMILSNLTVPITGLVDTAVIGHLSDAHFLGATAVGSLIITMIMWAMGFLRMSTTGLAAQAAGQAESYAIKQSLYNAVAVAITLSLVILITQSLIWQAAIAFMQASDQVLSLAKSYYDIRVWSLPALLLRYVFVGWLLGLHRARLPLLILVVSNLINIVLDILFVVYWGWGVEGAAWASVIADYIGLAVGLVVIAAIIRGLKPATNEPSWFQRKAFLRVLALNRDIFIRTLALEAVFYVQTSVGGSLGDVVLAANAVLMNFVMIMAHGLDGFANAVEAMAGRAFGQGFRRRFWRSVTVSGFWSLLCSLLFALVYALFGDSMIDLMTSIPEVNQLAKEYLVYLVFIPIVAVWSYWLDGIFIGITEMKAMRNSMLVAVFLVFIPLTFTVEFISNHGLWLAFYGFMIVRAAGLAWYLNRLPLTFNEQRV; encoded by the coding sequence TTGGCATCGTCCATCATTGCTTACTTGAATCACCAGCCGACGCATCATAAGACCCTAGCACTGGCTATTCCGATGATTTTATCGAACTTAACCGTTCCGATTACCGGTTTGGTCGATACCGCAGTCATTGGCCATTTAAGTGATGCTCATTTTCTTGGAGCCACTGCGGTCGGCAGCTTGATCATAACGATGATCATGTGGGCGATGGGATTTTTAAGAATGAGTACAACGGGCTTAGCTGCTCAAGCGGCAGGTCAAGCAGAGTCTTATGCAATTAAGCAGTCTTTATACAATGCGGTCGCTGTCGCAATTACCCTATCATTAGTGATTTTAATCACTCAGTCGTTGATCTGGCAGGCGGCTATTGCCTTTATGCAAGCAAGTGATCAAGTCTTAAGTTTGGCTAAAAGTTATTATGATATTCGTGTCTGGTCGTTGCCCGCTCTGTTATTGCGATATGTTTTTGTTGGCTGGCTGCTTGGGCTGCATCGAGCTCGCTTGCCGCTGTTAATATTGGTGGTCAGCAATTTAATCAATATTGTTTTAGATATCTTATTTGTCGTCTACTGGGGCTGGGGAGTAGAAGGGGCGGCTTGGGCGAGCGTAATAGCAGACTACATAGGTTTAGCCGTTGGATTGGTGGTGATAGCGGCCATTATTCGAGGGCTGAAACCAGCGACCAATGAGCCGTCTTGGTTTCAACGTAAAGCGTTTTTACGAGTATTAGCGCTTAATCGAGATATCTTTATTCGTACCTTAGCATTAGAAGCCGTATTTTATGTTCAAACGTCGGTTGGAGGTAGTTTAGGAGACGTGGTTTTGGCGGCTAATGCCGTATTGATGAACTTTGTCATGATCATGGCTCACGGTCTTGACGGATTTGCCAATGCTGTGGAGGCAATGGCGGGCAGGGCCTTTGGGCAAGGCTTTCGACGCCGATTTTGGCGGTCAGTGACTGTGTCTGGATTTTGGTCATTATTATGTAGCCTGTTGTTTGCATTGGTTTACGCGTTGTTTGGTGATTCAATGATCGACTTAATGACTTCGATTCCCGAGGTAAACCAATTGGCGAAAGAATACTTGGTGTATTTGGTGTTTATACCAATAGTTGCCGTTTGGAGTTATTGGCTCGATGGCATCTTTATCGGAATTACCGAGATGAAAGCAATGAGAAATTCTATGCTCGTGGCCGTATTTTTGGTGTTCATACCACTAACCTTTACGGTAGAATTTATCTCAAATCATGGACTGTGGTTGGCGTTTTACGGATTTATGATTGTTCGAGCAGCGGGCTTAGCTTGGTACTTAAATCGACTGCCGCTCACTTTCAATGAACAAAGGGTATAG
- a CDS encoding ion transporter: protein MLKQFVENVRFQNFIIAIIVINAVILGLETSPQVTSKVGGLLTVIDTIILGIFVIEITLRLYVYRFKFFRDPWSLFDFFVVVVSLIPASGPFAILRALRVLRVLRLVSVAPSMRSVVSALIQSLPGMGAIVALLSLIFYVAAVMATTLFGENFPEWFGSLGNSLYTLFQIMTLESWSMGIVRPVMEKQPMAWLFFVPFILIATFTMLNLFIAVVVNAMQTKHEMEQGKSDREVIEEAHDEREILYREIMHLRKEMRVLNKKLEGSKVNTEK from the coding sequence ATGTTGAAGCAATTTGTCGAAAATGTACGCTTCCAAAATTTTATTATCGCAATCATTGTAATTAATGCAGTGATTTTAGGGTTAGAAACGTCTCCACAAGTAACCTCTAAGGTTGGTGGTCTACTCACCGTAATAGACACTATCATTCTTGGCATCTTTGTTATTGAAATAACCCTTAGACTCTACGTTTACCGATTTAAGTTCTTTCGAGACCCATGGAGTTTATTTGATTTTTTTGTGGTGGTCGTTTCATTAATCCCAGCGAGTGGTCCCTTTGCGATTTTACGAGCACTCCGTGTATTGCGAGTTCTGCGATTAGTTTCAGTAGCGCCGAGCATGCGGTCGGTCGTTTCAGCTTTGATTCAGTCGTTACCGGGCATGGGAGCAATTGTTGCATTACTTAGTTTAATTTTTTATGTGGCCGCGGTTATGGCAACAACATTATTTGGAGAAAACTTTCCTGAATGGTTTGGTTCTTTAGGGAATAGTTTATATACGCTGTTTCAAATTATGACGCTAGAAAGCTGGTCAATGGGTATTGTACGCCCAGTGATGGAAAAGCAACCAATGGCTTGGTTGTTCTTTGTTCCTTTTATTTTAATCGCAACGTTCACCATGCTTAATTTGTTTATCGCCGTTGTTGTTAACGCAATGCAAACTAAGCATGAGATGGAGCAAGGTAAAAGTGACCGAGAAGTCATAGAAGAAGCGCACGACGAACGGGAAATTCTCTATCGAGAAATCATGCATTTGCGCAAAGAAATGCGTGTGTTGAATAAAAAGTTAGAAGGTTCGAAGGTTAATACCGAAAAGTGA
- a CDS encoding MotA/TolQ/ExbB proton channel family protein: MSVEVYLPPTVEADMPAVKREKLGKTLSIIAVILQIGIIGGLTTSLILMLQLFQSITLNGSGDAGRMSMGLSGALVPLLLGMIVALPGLFIASIALFVSSYRSKYTNIYFTISGIFWCLAIPVGTLFGLIFLVILIIKWRPNRSK, from the coding sequence ATGTCTGTTGAAGTTTATTTGCCGCCAACGGTTGAAGCAGACATGCCAGCCGTTAAGCGAGAAAAATTGGGTAAAACCTTATCGATTATTGCAGTTATTTTACAAATTGGAATAATCGGCGGGTTAACCACGTCATTAATATTGATGCTACAGCTGTTTCAGTCAATCACACTGAACGGTAGCGGTGATGCTGGACGAATGAGCATGGGTCTCAGTGGTGCATTAGTGCCTTTGCTTCTCGGTATGATTGTTGCTCTTCCGGGTCTTTTTATTGCTTCAATTGCTTTATTTGTTTCGAGCTATCGCTCTAAATACACAAACATCTACTTCACGATTTCAGGCATATTTTGGTGCCTTGCCATACCGGTCGGTACTTTGTTTGGTTTAATATTTTTAGTCATACTGATCATAAAATGGCGCCCCAACCGTTCAAAATGA
- a CDS encoding glycine cleavage system protein R gives MTAKLLISVFGDDRPGIVQRLSEVVRNQGGNWLESRLSHLGGKFSGLILAEFPAEAIDVACNQLNTLSELTLDIRAELLADDSANKQRIDIEVIGNDKAGIIHEITDTLSRSLVNVEALDSQIEAAPMSGGDIFRANIVAGMPESIDIADIQEALESIAADLMVELTIRSS, from the coding sequence ATGACTGCGAAGTTATTAATTTCCGTTTTTGGCGATGATCGACCGGGTATCGTCCAACGTTTGTCAGAAGTGGTTCGAAATCAGGGGGGAAACTGGTTAGAGAGTCGCTTATCGCACCTAGGTGGAAAGTTTTCAGGATTAATCTTAGCCGAGTTTCCGGCAGAGGCTATTGATGTTGCCTGCAACCAATTGAACACACTCAGTGAGCTGACACTCGACATACGAGCAGAGTTGTTGGCTGATGATTCAGCGAACAAGCAACGCATTGATATCGAGGTCATTGGCAATGATAAAGCAGGCATTATTCATGAAATCACCGATACATTATCTCGCTCTTTAGTGAATGTAGAGGCGCTGGACAGTCAGATTGAAGCCGCGCCTATGTCAGGCGGCGATATTTTTCGAGCCAATATTGTGGCAGGTATGCCTGAATCTATCGATATTGCCGACATTCAAGAAGCCTTGGAGTCGATTGCAGCTGATCTAATGGTCGAGCTAACCATTCGATCGTCTTAG
- a CDS encoding class I SAM-dependent rRNA methyltransferase: protein MSLANLYLKKNEEKRIKNGHLWIYSNEIDTQRSPLASFSAGELVNIVQSTGKTLGVGYINPNNLLCARLLNRSSDQPIDKSFFVHKFNIALSLRQRLFDKPFYRLVYGESDELPGLIVDRFGEHLVVQVTTAGMENFTQEISEALQKVCKPTSILFRNDTNARTAESLDRENRQGFGETPKAITIEENQTAFTIHPHDGQKTGWFYDHRQSRQQINRYVQGKRVLDVFAYIGAFGIQALKHGAEECWSVDISAKALDELEQNAELNHCAERLTCVEGDALTALKQLKQNDERFDVIIVDPPAFIKRKKDHKAGLNAYRKINEAAMRLLSRDGILLSASCSMHLKEHELQDVLRAAGRHLDKRVQIIEQCHQGPDHPIHPAIQETRYIKGFICRVLSA, encoded by the coding sequence ATGAGTTTAGCGAATCTATACCTAAAAAAGAACGAAGAAAAGCGCATCAAAAATGGGCACCTATGGATTTATAGCAATGAGATAGATACTCAACGCTCTCCCTTGGCTAGTTTTTCAGCCGGAGAACTGGTTAACATCGTTCAATCAACTGGCAAGACTTTAGGCGTAGGCTACATTAACCCAAATAACTTACTGTGCGCTAGATTGTTGAACCGTTCCAGTGACCAACCTATCGACAAATCGTTTTTCGTCCACAAGTTTAATATTGCATTGTCTCTGCGCCAACGTCTTTTTGACAAGCCATTCTACCGTTTAGTCTACGGTGAAAGCGATGAATTACCCGGTCTAATCGTCGATCGTTTTGGCGAGCACCTTGTGGTTCAAGTGACCACTGCAGGTATGGAAAACTTTACTCAAGAAATTTCCGAGGCATTGCAAAAGGTCTGCAAACCAACATCCATTTTGTTCCGTAATGACACCAATGCGCGAACCGCTGAATCACTCGACCGCGAAAATCGACAAGGATTTGGCGAAACACCAAAAGCCATTACCATTGAAGAAAATCAAACAGCATTCACTATTCATCCTCACGATGGTCAAAAAACGGGATGGTTCTACGACCACCGTCAAAGTCGGCAACAAATTAATCGCTATGTTCAGGGTAAACGCGTGCTTGATGTTTTTGCCTACATTGGTGCTTTTGGAATTCAAGCGCTCAAACACGGCGCTGAAGAGTGTTGGTCGGTCGATATATCGGCAAAAGCGCTCGATGAATTAGAACAAAACGCCGAACTCAATCACTGTGCCGAACGACTCACCTGTGTGGAAGGTGACGCACTGACTGCGCTAAAACAACTGAAGCAAAACGACGAGCGGTTTGACGTTATTATTGTCGACCCACCAGCGTTTATAAAACGTAAGAAAGATCATAAAGCAGGCCTAAACGCATATCGAAAAATTAATGAAGCAGCGATGCGCTTACTTAGCCGCGACGGTATATTACTTTCAGCATCGTGTTCAATGCACTTAAAAGAACACGAACTGCAGGATGTATTGCGAGCGGCAGGAAGGCACTTAGATAAGCGAGTGCAAATAATAGAGCAGTGTCATCAAGGCCCTGATCACCCAATTCACCCGGCCATTCAAGAAACTCGTTATATCAAAGGTTTTATATGCCGAGTTCTTTCTGCATAG
- a CDS encoding CorA family divalent cation transporter: MSAGESFYFTRDSQWISSEFSQFDAEQKTLWAVVNYRDKILADRIIDTLSLSETHGATLTDPDVRPRLWITKNEQLLLFIRGINLNPNSEPQDMVSLRIYFDGQKLICFRNRKLQAISELRQSLSIDTTLDVEELFAKLLNEIVLRIESQIIQLANQLDDIEEKAEQDQAINFHKVEDIRKVAARLWRYISPQQDVFKKLSQISCSWASDDLKEQLFEIEDNITYQAEELALLRERCQMLETREDNQLTQKVNRNLYLISIITAVFLPISFLTGLLGINIGGMPGVESDRAFWTFCSILLVIAVIEIIYLKRKKWF, translated from the coding sequence ATGTCGGCTGGAGAATCATTTTACTTCACTCGAGATTCACAATGGATTTCGTCAGAGTTTTCTCAATTTGATGCTGAGCAAAAAACGCTTTGGGCGGTTGTTAATTATCGCGATAAAATATTAGCCGATCGTATCATCGATACGTTAAGTTTATCGGAAACTCATGGTGCTACATTAACTGACCCAGATGTTCGCCCACGTCTTTGGATAACCAAGAATGAGCAATTATTATTGTTTATTCGCGGTATTAACCTCAACCCAAACTCCGAACCACAAGACATGGTCAGCTTGCGAATATATTTCGATGGCCAAAAGCTAATCTGTTTCCGAAATAGAAAATTGCAAGCCATATCTGAACTTAGACAATCATTAAGCATTGATACAACACTCGATGTTGAAGAACTGTTTGCCAAGCTTCTAAACGAGATCGTTCTTAGAATTGAAAGTCAAATTATTCAACTCGCGAATCAACTTGATGATATCGAAGAGAAAGCGGAGCAAGATCAGGCGATTAACTTTCATAAAGTAGAAGATATTCGCAAAGTCGCAGCGCGACTTTGGCGTTACATCTCTCCGCAGCAAGATGTATTTAAAAAGCTTTCACAAATTAGCTGCAGTTGGGCCTCAGACGATCTAAAAGAGCAGCTTTTTGAGATAGAAGACAACATCACTTATCAAGCTGAAGAGTTAGCCTTGCTGCGTGAGCGCTGTCAGATGTTAGAGACCAGAGAAGACAATCAACTCACTCAAAAGGTTAATCGCAACCTCTATTTAATTTCGATTATAACGGCGGTGTTTTTACCGATATCATTCTTAACCGGCTTGCTAGGTATTAATATTGGCGGAATGCCAGGTGTGGAGTCTGACCGAGCATTTTGGACTTTCTGTTCGATACTGCTGGTAATCGCAGTGATTGAAATAATTTATCTCAAACGTAAGAAATGGTTTTAA
- a CDS encoding OmpA/MotB family protein: MTNQPHKLHPIEQLLTKSHSHHGEDNWLLPYLDVFILLTMMFIVLLAMSSNDLVTSQTQVNKQQKTIAKLQDEIEPLRQLEMEGRSSIVLQHWQERIHQVLDTLKLRDDIALSLEDEFVALEIDDQMLFDSGLAELKPEGQEVLDKLLPLFEMAAGTILVEGHTDNQPIGTNTFPSNWELGAARASSVVKYLVGKGMKGNRLRAISYADTKPIASNETAEGRQKNRRVAMLLRMPDTE, translated from the coding sequence ATGACCAATCAACCACATAAACTTCACCCCATCGAGCAACTGCTCACGAAAAGCCATAGTCACCATGGTGAAGATAATTGGCTGTTGCCTTATCTTGATGTTTTTATATTGCTAACCATGATGTTTATTGTGTTGTTGGCAATGTCGAGCAATGATTTAGTGACTTCACAGACGCAAGTCAACAAGCAACAGAAGACCATCGCCAAGTTACAAGACGAAATTGAGCCCTTGAGACAGCTCGAAATGGAAGGCCGCAGCAGTATCGTTTTGCAGCACTGGCAAGAACGCATTCATCAAGTACTCGATACTCTAAAACTACGAGACGATATCGCTTTATCGCTCGAAGATGAGTTTGTCGCCCTTGAGATTGACGACCAAATGCTCTTTGACTCAGGTCTTGCAGAGTTAAAACCGGAGGGCCAAGAAGTACTCGATAAGTTGCTACCACTTTTTGAAATGGCGGCGGGAACCATTTTGGTGGAAGGACATACCGATAATCAACCGATAGGCACCAACACCTTTCCTTCAAACTGGGAGCTAGGCGCGGCAAGAGCATCGAGTGTTGTCAAATATTTGGTCGGCAAAGGAATGAAAGGCAATCGTCTACGTGCCATAAGTTATGCCGATACTAAACCGATTGCCAGTAACGAGACCGCTGAAGGTCGTCAGAAAAACCGACGGGTCGCCATGCTATTGCGCATGCCCGATACGGAATAA
- a CDS encoding DUF502 domain-containing protein: protein MKAKAIFKQSLIGGLLVVMPLVILFFVFRWLFFFVTDLIQPATDWMTQHYPVPELVADFLVVILITLACFMIGTLVSTTIGKWLHSRFDQYLVKLAPGYRIIKEIISQFMGDPESSPFSKGEVVRVKLFGVDCPTTVTAITTARHQNGLVTIFMPTGPNPTSGNIYHVPAELVEVVPGASVEAMMRSIIACGAGSDKLFVELDQSAKASD from the coding sequence TTGAAAGCAAAAGCTATATTTAAACAATCATTGATTGGTGGACTGCTAGTGGTGATGCCGCTAGTCATTTTGTTTTTCGTGTTTCGCTGGTTGTTTTTCTTTGTGACGGATCTGATTCAGCCAGCCACAGATTGGATGACCCAGCATTACCCTGTTCCAGAGCTGGTCGCTGATTTTTTGGTGGTGATCTTAATTACCCTAGCGTGTTTTATGATTGGAACACTGGTATCGACAACCATTGGTAAATGGCTGCACAGTCGGTTTGATCAATATCTCGTTAAATTGGCTCCGGGTTATCGAATAATCAAAGAAATAATCAGTCAATTTATGGGTGATCCCGAGTCTTCTCCATTTTCGAAAGGCGAAGTCGTACGAGTCAAATTATTTGGTGTTGATTGTCCCACCACAGTGACGGCGATTACGACGGCGCGGCACCAAAATGGCTTAGTCACGATATTTATGCCAACCGGACCGAATCCTACTTCTGGGAATATTTATCATGTACCCGCGGAGTTGGTTGAAGTCGTCCCGGGAGCCTCCGTCGAAGCCATGATGAGATCCATTATCGCTTGCGGTGCTGGTAGCGATAAGTTGTTTGTTGAATTGGATCAGTCGGCGAAAGCATCCGACTAA